The following proteins are encoded in a genomic region of uncultured Campylobacter sp.:
- a CDS encoding TolC family protein, with amino-acid sequence MDKFKPHSDKFKIAFTVFALILGAGTLNAADQFNSAAPKPIPDRANVQRFASDKTSVQKPTSNKAYTQNQTDIPKSSLDKTIAQGSAPNKTSIQNQSIMQKSTSNKILAQQSTQTQRSLQKLTSDKQSVSSKQTPPNTQSALEKYLSAPETGPKQDSSQDASKDSNPKAEAPTKIYRLDRSKIRDINQKRLDGQLDSNSKAAPSSFSFDALLEHTLANSPSLNLARLDVQSARNELEYQKASRYPELGINANSEYAKRYGARYNSVQIGDDSLVSQSGYGNSVSLVLRQDIFKFGADELAIEAAEENIKQADLKRCSSYMDSSIKLLELYDEALGYKNRIEIYERLKDAYEMLYIYEKRLSGAGELSKTVLADQAIALADTSYELSQLELNANNVLNKIYSLSGVKIPNVFYLSDLGGANSISSDFVPFEDSVIAKGFDHELAANELSMKSQERLYYPTVSLYGRYDLYGSDRDDFSRAGKDVKRHGYRAGLTVHMSLFDGGKRAAQIKEKQINKERILSKKEEAKLEYEKQIADLKLFLSKKDEYDKILSNSSKISKDILTMQKRLNAGNESSKIDVLNSLIASLKKELALKEHTQKASFNIKKAELMSRYGRCE; translated from the coding sequence TTGGATAAATTTAAACCTCATTCGGATAAATTTAAAATAGCTTTCACCGTTTTTGCTTTGATCTTGGGCGCGGGCACGTTAAACGCAGCGGATCAATTTAACTCCGCCGCACCGAAACCCATCCCAGATAGAGCAAATGTGCAAAGATTCGCTTCCGATAAAACGAGTGTGCAAAAACCTACCTCTAATAAAGCATATACTCAAAATCAAACTGACATACCAAAATCCTCTCTTGATAAAACTATCGCGCAGGGATCCGCTCCCAACAAAACGTCCATTCAAAACCAATCAATAATGCAAAAATCCACGTCCAATAAAATATTGGCACAACAATCCACTCAAACTCAAAGATCCCTACAAAAGCTAACGTCCGATAAACAAAGTGTATCGAGCAAGCAAACCCCGCCAAACACTCAGAGCGCTTTGGAAAAATATCTCTCCGCTCCCGAGACTGGCCCCAAACAAGATAGCTCGCAAGACGCCTCAAAGGATTCAAATCCCAAAGCCGAAGCCCCTACTAAAATTTATAGACTCGACAGATCAAAAATACGGGATATAAATCAAAAAAGATTGGACGGGCAGCTTGATTCAAATTCAAAGGCAGCTCCAAGCTCCTTCTCCTTCGACGCCTTGTTAGAGCATACTTTAGCCAATTCACCGAGTTTAAATTTAGCCAGACTGGATGTGCAAAGCGCTCGCAACGAGCTAGAGTATCAAAAGGCCTCGCGCTATCCCGAGCTTGGAATTAATGCCAATAGCGAATACGCCAAACGCTACGGCGCCCGCTATAATTCCGTGCAAATCGGCGACGATAGTCTAGTCTCGCAAAGCGGCTACGGCAACTCCGTCTCGCTTGTGCTGCGCCAAGATATATTTAAATTCGGCGCGGATGAGTTAGCGATCGAAGCTGCCGAAGAGAATATCAAACAAGCAGATCTTAAAAGATGCTCTTCGTATATGGATAGTTCCATTAAGCTTTTGGAGCTTTACGACGAGGCGCTCGGATATAAAAACAGAATAGAAATCTATGAGCGGTTAAAAGATGCCTACGAGATGCTTTATATCTACGAAAAAAGACTATCGGGCGCAGGCGAGCTAAGCAAAACTGTCCTGGCAGATCAAGCTATAGCGCTAGCCGATACGAGCTATGAACTGTCTCAATTAGAACTAAACGCAAATAATGTTTTAAATAAAATTTACTCGCTTTCTGGAGTTAAAATTCCAAACGTGTTTTATCTTTCGGATCTAGGCGGAGCTAATAGTATCAGCTCAGACTTCGTACCCTTTGAAGATAGCGTAATTGCCAAAGGATTTGATCATGAATTAGCCGCAAATGAGCTGAGCATGAAATCGCAAGAGAGACTTTATTATCCTACCGTTTCGCTCTACGGCAGATATGATCTTTACGGTAGCGACAGAGACGACTTTAGCCGCGCCGGAAAGGATGTCAAAAGACATGGATATAGAGCGGGGCTTACAGTGCATATGAGTCTATTTGACGGAGGCAAGCGCGCCGCACAGATCAAAGAAAAGCAGATAAATAAAGAGAGGATTTTATCTAAAAAAGAAGAAGCTAAATTAGAATACGAAAAGCAGATCGCAGATCTTAAACTATTTCTATCTAAAAAGGACGAATACGATAAAATCCTATCTAATTCCTCTAAAATTTCAAAAGATATCCTAACTATGCAAAAAAGATTAAATGCCGGCAACGAAAGCTCAAAGATAGATGTTTTAAACTCTCTAATAGCTTCTTTAAAAAAGGAATTAGCTCTTAAAGAACATACGCAAAAAGCTAGCTTTAATATCAAAAAAGCGGAATTAATGTCTAGATACGGAAGGTGTGAGTAG
- a CDS encoding type I secretion system permease/ATPase, whose protein sequence is MQTALGSLGLIAAVNHIPFDAKALINKFALSSEEPQIEELVRMAKHCEFKAKIKKLNLSNLMRYKPPFILQKKDGSYFNVLKIEQQSEADIKAANASKTAADLNSANSKDAAGSKEILSPGGDTTNSLNSSSSASFSSSAPSPSSANSYNSSAKESKASRSSKSSQEREVAVKFIAFDGGNSVKELGASELFDLCSGEFIVLAHKTLNSQIKFGFAWFYKRMLSFKKVVFEVLLASFIMQLFGLVTPLFTQVVLDKVLTHHSISTLNVIAFAFLATIIFEMLLSLSRNYIFAHTTTKIDARLGSELFSHLALLPMTYFENRKVGNIVARVRELDSIREFIANKSVSVLLDILFSFVFVFMMLLYSIKLTLIAIAFISVIAAIYFFITPVLRKRLEDKFQMGAASNSYLVEAVTGMQTVKSLAIEGSMQKMWEENLGRYVRSSFNLSNLSNVASGFASALQKLMTLCILYFGVGLVIEGKLSVGQLIAFQMFAGQFSAPVMRLVGLWNEFQQALLSVDRLGDILNTPTEQSTDKPIALNNIEGDIKFDAVNFRYRPDLNLVLKDISFHVSPGKSVGIVGRSGSGKSTITKLIERLYLQSSGAVYIDGIDIRHLNPYLLRQNIGVVLQENYLFSGSIKENIAFAASGASMEEIIRVSKIAGAHDFIAELAGGYDTFVGERGSSLSGGQKQRIAIARALINNPKILIFDEATSALDYESESIINKNLSEIKKGKTFIIIAHRLNSVKNCDEILVLDKGEIVERGKHEELMALGGYYKSLYDKQLG, encoded by the coding sequence ATGCAAACCGCCCTGGGCTCGCTAGGTCTGATAGCCGCCGTAAATCATATCCCATTCGATGCCAAGGCGCTTATAAATAAATTTGCGCTAAGCAGCGAGGAGCCGCAGATCGAAGAGCTGGTGCGTATGGCTAAGCATTGCGAGTTTAAGGCTAAAATCAAAAAGCTAAATCTTTCAAATTTGATGCGCTATAAGCCTCCCTTTATCCTTCAGAAAAAGGATGGAAGCTACTTTAACGTCCTAAAGATCGAGCAGCAAAGCGAAGCGGATATTAAAGCGGCAAACGCTAGCAAGACGGCAGCCGATCTAAATAGCGCAAATTCCAAAGACGCGGCGGGCTCTAAGGAGATATTAAGCCCTGGCGGCGACACGACAAATTCTTTAAACTCATCTTCATCCGCATCGTTCTCTTCTAGCGCGCCGTCTCCATCCTCCGCAAACTCATACAATTCCTCCGCCAAAGAATCTAAAGCCTCCCGCTCATCCAAATCCTCGCAAGAACGAGAAGTAGCCGTTAAATTTATCGCATTTGACGGCGGAAATTCCGTAAAAGAGCTAGGCGCGAGCGAGCTATTTGATCTTTGCAGCGGCGAGTTTATAGTGCTAGCCCATAAAACTTTAAACTCTCAGATAAAATTCGGCTTTGCCTGGTTTTACAAGCGGATGTTAAGTTTTAAAAAGGTCGTATTTGAAGTGCTTTTGGCTTCATTTATCATGCAGCTTTTTGGCCTAGTGACGCCTCTTTTTACGCAGGTGGTGCTCGATAAGGTTCTAACCCATCATAGCATTAGCACGCTAAACGTCATTGCATTTGCATTTTTGGCGACCATCATATTTGAGATGCTTTTAAGCCTAAGTAGAAATTATATATTCGCGCACACTACTACTAAAATTGACGCCAGGCTAGGAAGCGAGCTTTTTAGCCATTTGGCTCTGCTTCCGATGACCTACTTTGAGAACCGTAAAGTTGGAAACATCGTTGCTAGAGTGCGAGAACTAGATAGCATAAGAGAGTTTATCGCAAATAAAAGCGTAAGCGTGCTACTTGATATTTTATTTAGCTTCGTATTTGTCTTTATGATGCTGCTTTACAGTATTAAACTCACGCTGATCGCAATCGCATTTATAAGCGTAATTGCTGCGATCTACTTTTTTATCACGCCGGTGCTTAGAAAGAGGCTGGAGGATAAATTTCAAATGGGAGCTGCTTCAAACTCCTATCTCGTAGAAGCGGTAACCGGAATGCAGACGGTGAAATCTCTAGCGATCGAGGGCAGTATGCAAAAGATGTGGGAGGAAAATCTAGGCAGATACGTCCGCTCATCTTTTAATCTTTCAAATTTAAGCAACGTCGCAAGCGGCTTTGCCTCCGCACTGCAAAAGCTTATGACGCTTTGCATCTTATATTTCGGCGTAGGGCTCGTAATAGAGGGCAAACTAAGCGTCGGTCAGCTCATCGCCTTTCAGATGTTTGCAGGGCAATTTAGCGCTCCTGTAATGAGGCTCGTGGGTCTTTGGAATGAGTTTCAGCAAGCCCTTCTTAGCGTTGATAGGCTAGGAGATATATTAAATACTCCAACCGAGCAGAGCACCGATAAGCCGATTGCGCTAAATAATATAGAAGGAGATATAAAATTTGACGCCGTAAATTTTAGATACAGGCCGGATCTAAATTTAGTGCTAAAAGATATCAGCTTTCACGTCTCTCCTGGCAAAAGCGTAGGCATAGTCGGCAGAAGCGGCAGCGGTAAAAGCACGATTACGAAGCTGATCGAACGGCTCTATCTGCAAAGCTCGGGCGCCGTTTATATCGACGGCATAGATATCAGACATCTAAATCCCTATCTTTTGAGGCAAAACATCGGCGTAGTCCTTCAGGAAAACTATCTATTTAGCGGCAGTATCAAAGAAAACATCGCCTTTGCCGCAAGCGGAGCGAGTATGGAGGAGATCATTAGAGTTAGCAAGATCGCAGGCGCTCATGATTTTATTGCAGAGCTTGCAGGAGGTTACGATACCTTCGTAGGCGAGCGCGGCTCCAGCCTTAGCGGCGGACAAAAACAGCGCATCGCAATCGCTAGAGCGCTCATAAATAATCCTAAAATTTTGATCTTTGATGAGGCGACCTCTGCGCTTGATTACGAAAGCGAAAGCATCATCAATAAAAATTTAAGCGAGATCAAAAAAGGAAAAACCTTCATTATTATAGCCCATAGGCTAAATTCCGTTAAGAATTGCGACGAAATTTTAGTGCTGGATAAGGGCGAGATCGTAGAGCGCGGAAAGCACGAGGAGCTAATGGCATTAGGCGGCTACTACAAGAGCTTATATGATAAGCAGCTAGGATAA
- a CDS encoding HlyD family type I secretion periplasmic adaptor subunit: MLKIFKRIEDDSNEFKPLLIEIEDAPQNPLGRSILWIACGALIFAVLWMVFAKVDIVVSANGKVVPDGEIKILKSLESGVVSKILVKEGDRVKKGDHLILIDPSVSTVNLSTKQESLALLEYSIKRLDALSSGKSLDANISADELSLYNTQKSNYEESINVYNLKMQALQMGINSTNLEVERLSGILKIDEARLSNLNKVKDIIARKDLYELKSKVIELNSNLKISKEKLAEQRANLDELAKELEAFKSQSISKWLDEMLAKQKEASSLKAEINAILFQTRQQIISSPVDGFVGKLLVNTQGTAITNQENLISVVPSDKPLIIKANVLNKDIGYLENNQSVAIKVQTFDFQKYGKLEGELIHIANDAINDEKLGEIYEVKIRPDSTFLIVDGIKKEIEPGMSVTAEVKVGKRRVIELFIYPVIKYLDEGLSVR; this comes from the coding sequence ATGCTAAAAATTTTCAAAAGAATAGAGGATGATTCAAACGAGTTTAAGCCTTTATTGATCGAGATAGAGGATGCTCCGCAAAACCCTTTAGGAAGATCTATCTTATGGATCGCTTGCGGGGCTTTGATATTTGCCGTGCTGTGGATGGTATTTGCCAAAGTGGATATCGTAGTAAGCGCTAACGGCAAGGTCGTGCCCGACGGCGAGATTAAAATTTTAAAATCACTCGAAAGCGGCGTCGTCTCTAAGATTTTAGTAAAAGAGGGCGATAGAGTAAAAAAGGGCGATCATCTTATCTTAATCGATCCCAGCGTCTCTACGGTAAATTTATCCACCAAGCAAGAGAGCTTGGCGCTACTTGAGTACTCGATAAAAAGGCTCGACGCTCTAAGCTCGGGCAAAAGCTTAGACGCCAATATCAGCGCAGATGAACTGAGCTTATACAATACGCAAAAATCAAACTACGAAGAGAGCATAAACGTCTATAATCTAAAAATGCAAGCTTTGCAAATGGGGATAAACTCTACTAATTTAGAGGTCGAGAGACTAAGTGGTATTTTAAAGATAGATGAGGCACGGCTAAGCAATCTAAATAAAGTAAAAGATATAATAGCGCGCAAGGATCTATATGAACTCAAATCCAAGGTAATCGAGCTAAACTCCAATCTTAAAATTTCAAAAGAGAAGCTCGCCGAACAAAGGGCAAATTTAGATGAGCTAGCCAAAGAGCTGGAAGCCTTTAAAAGCCAAAGCATATCTAAGTGGCTCGATGAGATGCTAGCCAAGCAGAAGGAAGCAAGCTCGCTAAAAGCAGAGATCAACGCGATCTTGTTTCAAACCAGACAGCAGATCATATCCTCTCCGGTTGACGGCTTTGTGGGAAAGCTACTCGTAAATACGCAAGGAACCGCCATAACTAATCAAGAAAATTTAATCTCAGTAGTGCCTAGCGACAAGCCTTTAATCATCAAAGCAAACGTGCTTAATAAAGACATAGGCTATCTGGAAAATAATCAAAGCGTGGCGATTAAAGTTCAAACCTTCGACTTTCAAAAATATGGCAAGCTTGAAGGCGAGCTCATCCACATAGCAAACGATGCGATAAACGATGAGAAGCTAGGAGAAATTTACGAAGTAAAGATTAGACCCGATTCTACATTTTTAATCGTAGATGGGATCAAAAAGGAGATCGAGCCCGGTATGAGCGTAACTGCCGAAGTAAAAGTGGGCAAAAGGCGCGTAATAGAGCTATTTATCTATCCCGTCATCAAATACCTGGACGAAGGGCTTAGCGTAAGGTAG
- a CDS encoding type II toxin-antitoxin system RelE/ParE family toxin, with protein sequence MKLVYSEEFLNDLDKIIMFIAQDSPQRAAKLADDLIVKISDIPNRPYSFRKNPKLNRKDTRDLVFKGYTVPFRVSKDAIKILAIFKRNSHAMK encoded by the coding sequence ATGAAGCTTGTCTACAGCGAAGAATTCCTTAATGATTTGGATAAAATTATTATGTTTATCGCGCAGGATAGTCCCCAAAGGGCGGCTAAGCTTGCGGATGATCTGATTGTTAAAATTTCAGATATTCCAAATCGCCCGTATAGTTTTAGAAAAAATCCTAAACTTAACCGTAAAGATACTAGGGATCTGGTTTTTAAAGGCTATACGGTGCCGTTTCGCGTAAGCAAAGACGCCATAAAAATACTAGCGATATTTAAACGCAATAGCCATGCTATGAAATAA
- a CDS encoding calcium-binding protein has product MAPSKEKIADTQWIDREGNITLKVEAQEFLEKAGDFVNAKDFKLFETFFSGKTVSGNKLNNGNATLNEGQYERFENGLYFLTQEQFANLFYGEYKGNNELGENGKPKSYTYDVAKEPTLDKHPAGISLYNRNIDNPDFAKLAFTFGSMDVGLNTSKIRYVLDENLNPSHVRDVEYQFKAGDFDFKGGKGSGLVNYILNKIADPSSIGKKVEIKFTGEASIDAGSMNKSNYEAMKELKEYNLDSLKGYGKVFDPDFYKAMGLFEEEYNRIKSSGVINYLDENDKLVMYGTNKDDRLVEFQTKNINFSEPLLSELFNVKNHYKEYVKNGITYVGGKGSDTIVGSEYGDILYSNDKNNTDDEAQDVLIGSKGFDTYYAGNKDVIFDSDGKGRVFFNGTILTGGAYDKDKGVYISEDGETEYKLEDRKLIVKKGSSTITINGYRQDFKDESGNACLGITLLDIVEIGISISDNQTNEGDSGKKSLDFNISLQGSIEKGEFLILGIGDKKYLFGNPSKKYIKKYNLNLAQYERGNTYTYTWDGNTDKQEDREFDVTPTIIQTSDKLKAKILKSGTGKIIDDDRDPDDPETDSSPIVIDLNNDGINTLSLDYTRNFDLDNNGFAEATGWIQKDDALLAYDRNGNGKIDNGGELFGNYTLSDNYYSHTSGNTNGFNALKEFDTNNDGIIDKNDKDFDKLLLWQDKNSNAVTDEGELIKLSDKVKSIDLNYKEILTDNNGNSIRQTSDATLNDGTKVKADDIWFKVNLKDTEEIADQNKIPLEIQALPQVVASGNLNSLRVAASKNEKLATIINLYLMLSPEDRKKHIDELIYEWAGVEAIDKNSMRGDVKARDMAVYEKITGKPFNQSWRGANPGPNASNRVNDKINTFKYYVYASIELQTTYSDLNLDMEKMSLEKGEKLSYKFDALNSRLMRLYKDGKYDEIIKLMGIVRDSSAYKPIFQKNLKENLVKLGSNDDKLLSLCLNTYISGTDSNDFIHGNSENNFINGGKGSDTLYGGYGNDMYVFDRGDGDDTIYDIAGDDKIQFGEGIAPNDISLKRELDKLILSIKSKDGTSSDSITIQNFFSVNPEIGNNTVRTIDFADGTVYDLNKILELTPLSSTDKDDKLYLTDGNDTFDGGLGNDEIWGGNGDDVIGGNEGNDVLYGNNGNDTINGNDGNDELHGDDGNDQLFGGDGNDTLYGENGNDTLIGGMGSDNLQGGDGNDTLNGGLGNDTLNGGYGNDTYVFNKGDGNDIITDYGGINTLQFGEGISRSDLEFNVINSGSDLKISFKNSPDDSIIINQANIENIKFINGEILKLSDIFNSIKIIGTEGDDVIHAGINTPHIIEGGNGNDNIRGNNYTKLINGGKGDDWLNGGEGNDTYIFNKGDGTDTIIDHGGNNILKLGVGLDKKDLIISQDYNRYILLSFKDNVNDSIIFTSTNIQLVEFANGDKMSIDEIKKLSLTGDDTDNTIYGYYNENNILIGNGGNDTLFGGDKNNILIGGAGNDALSGSYGDDTYIFNKGDGNDIIADYGGINTLQFGEGISKNDLEFNVINSASDLKISFKNSPNDSIVINQANIKDIKFASGEIIKLSDIDSIKIIGTGGDDIIHADINTPHIIEGGDGNDIISSNGYTKLINGGKGDDKLYG; this is encoded by the coding sequence ATGGCTCCTTCAAAGGAGAAAATAGCCGATACTCAATGGATAGATAGGGAGGGAAATATAACACTAAAAGTCGAAGCGCAAGAATTTTTAGAAAAGGCCGGAGACTTTGTAAACGCAAAAGACTTTAAATTATTTGAAACATTTTTTAGCGGTAAAACCGTAAGCGGAAATAAGCTAAACAATGGAAATGCGACATTGAACGAAGGTCAATATGAGAGGTTTGAAAATGGATTATATTTTTTAACTCAGGAGCAATTTGCAAATCTATTTTATGGAGAATATAAAGGGAATAATGAATTAGGTGAGAATGGTAAGCCTAAATCATATACATACGATGTAGCCAAAGAACCAACACTCGATAAACACCCTGCTGGAATATCTCTTTACAACCGAAATATAGACAATCCAGACTTTGCCAAACTGGCTTTTACATTCGGAAGCATGGACGTGGGGCTTAATACCTCTAAAATTCGGTATGTTTTGGATGAAAATCTCAACCCTAGCCATGTGAGAGATGTAGAGTATCAATTTAAGGCAGGAGATTTTGATTTTAAAGGAGGTAAAGGTAGCGGACTAGTAAATTATATATTAAATAAAATAGCAGATCCTAGCAGCATAGGGAAAAAAGTCGAAATTAAATTTACGGGTGAAGCAAGTATAGACGCAGGGAGTATGAATAAAAGTAACTATGAGGCTATGAAAGAGTTAAAAGAATACAACTTAGATAGTTTAAAGGGTTATGGCAAAGTTTTCGACCCTGATTTTTATAAAGCCATGGGTCTATTTGAAGAAGAATACAATCGCATAAAATCTTCAGGCGTTATAAACTACCTAGACGAAAATGACAAACTTGTTATGTATGGAACTAACAAGGATGATCGGCTTGTCGAATTTCAGACTAAAAATATAAATTTTAGCGAACCTCTGCTCAGCGAATTATTTAATGTAAAAAATCACTATAAAGAATATGTAAAAAACGGCATAACCTATGTCGGCGGAAAAGGAAGTGATACTATAGTAGGCTCAGAATATGGCGATATACTGTATTCGAACGATAAAAATAATACCGATGATGAAGCGCAAGATGTATTAATAGGCAGCAAGGGTTTTGATACCTATTACGCAGGAAACAAAGACGTCATCTTTGATAGCGACGGTAAGGGTAGAGTCTTCTTCAATGGCACGATCTTAACGGGCGGAGCATATGATAAGGATAAAGGAGTATATATAAGTGAAGATGGGGAGACGGAGTATAAATTAGAAGATAGAAAATTGATCGTCAAAAAAGGCAGTAGTACAATCACGATCAATGGATATAGACAGGATTTTAAGGACGAGAGTGGGAATGCATGTCTTGGGATAACCCTTCTCGATATAGTTGAGATAGGTATAAGTATAAGTGACAACCAAACAAACGAAGGAGATAGCGGTAAAAAGTCGTTAGATTTTAATATTTCGCTACAAGGCTCTATCGAAAAGGGCGAATTTCTTATATTGGGGATAGGAGATAAAAAATATCTTTTCGGAAATCCAAGTAAAAAATATATCAAAAAATACAATCTAAATTTAGCGCAATATGAGCGGGGAAATACCTATACCTATACATGGGACGGCAATACGGACAAACAAGAGGATAGGGAATTTGATGTAACTCCTACAATCATCCAAACCTCAGATAAACTAAAAGCCAAGATATTAAAATCCGGTACCGGCAAAATCATCGATGACGACCGCGACCCGGATGATCCTGAAACTGACAGTTCCCCTATAGTAATAGATTTAAACAACGACGGCATAAATACTCTAAGCTTGGATTATACTAGAAACTTCGATCTGGATAATAACGGCTTTGCCGAAGCCACCGGATGGATACAAAAAGATGATGCACTATTGGCGTATGATAGAAACGGAAACGGCAAGATAGATAACGGAGGCGAGCTATTCGGAAACTATACTTTAAGCGATAATTACTATTCGCATACTAGCGGAAATACTAATGGCTTTAACGCCCTTAAAGAATTTGACACCAATAACGACGGCATAATCGATAAAAATGATAAAGACTTTGATAAGCTTCTATTATGGCAAGATAAAAACTCTAACGCCGTAACTGATGAAGGAGAATTAATCAAACTAAGCGATAAAGTGAAATCCATCGATCTGAACTATAAAGAAATTTTAACCGATAATAACGGAAATTCTATCAGGCAAACTTCTGATGCTACCTTAAATGATGGTACTAAGGTTAAGGCAGATGATATATGGTTTAAAGTGAATTTAAAAGATACCGAGGAAATAGCAGATCAAAACAAAATTCCGCTAGAAATCCAAGCCCTACCTCAAGTAGTGGCTAGTGGAAATTTAAACTCTCTAAGAGTGGCGGCAAGCAAGAACGAAAAACTGGCTACAATAATAAATTTATATCTGATGCTAAGCCCTGAAGATAGAAAGAAACATATTGATGAACTGATCTACGAATGGGCAGGAGTAGAAGCAATAGATAAAAATTCAATGAGGGGCGATGTAAAAGCAAGGGATATGGCCGTATATGAAAAGATCACTGGCAAACCTTTTAATCAAAGCTGGCGGGGTGCAAATCCAGGTCCAAATGCTTCTAATAGAGTTAATGATAAAATCAATACCTTTAAATATTATGTCTATGCCTCTATAGAGCTTCAAACTACATATTCCGATTTAAATTTAGATATGGAAAAGATGAGCTTAGAAAAAGGTGAAAAGCTAAGCTATAAATTTGATGCTTTGAATTCTAGACTTATGCGGCTATATAAAGACGGGAAATATGATGAAATTATCAAATTAATGGGTATCGTTCGAGATTCTAGCGCGTATAAACCTATATTCCAAAAGAATTTAAAAGAAAATCTCGTAAAGCTAGGCAGCAATGATGATAAATTATTATCTCTATGCCTTAATACGTATATAAGCGGAACAGATAGTAATGATTTTATACATGGAAATTCTGAGAATAATTTTATAAACGGAGGCAAAGGTAGCGATACGCTTTATGGTGGATACGGCAATGATATGTATGTATTTGACAGAGGCGATGGTGATGATACTATCTATGATATAGCAGGCGATGATAAAATACAATTCGGAGAAGGCATAGCCCCTAATGATATAAGCTTAAAAAGAGAATTGGATAAGCTTATACTATCTATCAAAAGCAAAGACGGGACAAGTAGCGATAGCATAACTATTCAAAATTTCTTTTCCGTAAATCCTGAAATCGGAAACAACACCGTAAGAACTATAGATTTTGCCGATGGAACCGTTTATGATTTAAATAAAATCCTTGAGCTTACTCCGCTAAGCTCTACCGATAAAGACGACAAGCTATATCTCACTGACGGCAACGATACTTTTGACGGAGGTCTTGGTAACGATGAAATTTGGGGCGGCAATGGAGATGATGTCATCGGCGGCAATGAAGGAAACGATGTACTTTATGGAAATAATGGCAACGACACCATAAATGGAAATGACGGAAATGACGAGCTGCATGGAGATGATGGCAATGACCAACTATTTGGAGGAGACGGTAACGATACCCTTTACGGAGAAAATGGAAATGATACTTTAATTGGTGGCATGGGCAGTGATAATTTGCAAGGTGGAGACGGTAACGATACACTAAATGGCGGTCTTGGCAACGACACCTTAAACGGCGGTTACGGAAATGACACCTATGTCTTTAATAAAGGCGACGGCAACGATATTATAACAGATTATGGTGGAATCAATACCCTGCAATTTGGTGAAGGAATTTCTAGAAGCGATTTAGAATTTAATGTGATTAATTCCGGTTCGGATTTAAAAATTTCATTTAAAAACAGCCCCGATGATAGTATTATCATCAATCAAGCTAATATTGAAAATATAAAATTCATAAATGGAGAGATTTTAAAACTTAGCGATATTTTTAATAGCATAAAAATTATAGGAACCGAAGGAGATGATGTTATTCATGCAGGCATAAATACTCCTCATATTATAGAAGGGGGCAACGGCAACGATAATATTAGAGGCAATAATTACACCAAATTGATCAACGGTGGCAAAGGAGATGATTGGCTTAATGGTGGGGAGGGCAACGATACCTATATATTTAATAAAGGAGATGGTACAGACACTATAATCGATCACGGAGGTAATAATATTCTCAAACTAGGTGTTGGATTAGATAAAAAGGATTTGATCATCTCGCAAGATTACAATAGATATATACTTTTATCTTTTAAAGATAATGTTAATGATAGTATTATTTTTACTTCTACTAATATTCAACTTGTTGAATTTGCTAACGGCGATAAAATGAGTATAGATGAGATTAAAAAGTTATCTCTTACCGGAGACGATACCGATAATACAATTTATGGATATTACAATGAAAATAATATCTTAATCGGCAACGGAGGTAATGATACGCTTTTCGGTGGAGACAAAAACAATATTCTAATAGGAGGAGCGGGTAACGATGCGCTCAGTGGTAGTTATGGCGATGATACCTATATATTTAATAAAGGTGATGGTAACGACATTATAGCGGATTACGGCGGAATTAATACTTTGCAATTTGGCGAAGGAATTTCTAAAAATGATTTAGAATTTAATGTGATCAATTCCGCTTCGGATTTAAAAATATCATTTAAAAATAGTCCTAACGATAGTATCGTCATCAATCAAGCCAATATTAAAGATATAAAATTTGCAAGCGGAGAGATTATAAAACTTAGTGATATTGATAGTATAAAAATTATAGGAACCGGAGGTGATGATATCATTCATGCAGATATAAATACTCCTCATATTATAGAAGGTGGTGATGGCAATGATATTATTAGTAGCAATGGTTACACCAAATTGATCAACGGTGGCAAAGGAGATGATAAACTTTATGGGTAA